Genomic window (Marinobacter panjinensis):
CCCGTTCTCCGGGTTAAGGCCAAGCCTGCGCCGCAGACGACTCATATGAGTGTCCACGGTGCGGGTGTTGATATCCCGGGCCAGTCCCCACACGCGCTCAAGAAGCATTTCCCGGGTCAGTAGCCGGCCCTGGTTCTGGAACAGGAACAGGGTCAGGTCGAAATCTTTGTCGGTCAGGGTCAATACGTCTCCGTGAAGCGAAATGGTCCGCAGCTGGGTGTTGATTTCAAACGGGCCGTAGACCAGCACTTCTTTCTCGTTATCCGGGTTGGTGCGGCGGGCCAGGGCGTTGATGCGTGCCACCAGTTCCGCTTCCCGCGCAGGCTTGCAGAGGTAGTCGTCAGCGCCGGCGTCCAGTGCCCGCACGATATCGGTTTCGCTGTCGCGCTGGGTCAGGAATACCACCGGTATCTGCCAGTTAAGCTGTGCACGTACGTGTTCCAGAACGTCTATGCCGGTCATGTCGGGGATCTGCCAGTCCATCACCAGCAGGTCATAGCTGCGGTGAAGTACGGCGCTCAGAAACGACTGGCCGGAGGGAAAGCTGTCACAGTGATGGCCGCGTTCAGACAGAATGGACTGAATGTGCTGTGCCTGTTCGTGTTCGTCTTCAAGCAAAGCGATACGCATTACACGTCTCCCGACATTAAAAAAAGCACTGTGAAGCTGAGGGCCC
Coding sequences:
- a CDS encoding response regulator transcription factor codes for the protein MRIALLEDEHEQAQHIQSILSERGHHCDSFPSGQSFLSAVLHRSYDLLVMDWQIPDMTGIDVLEHVRAQLNWQIPVVFLTQRDSETDIVRALDAGADDYLCKPAREAELVARINALARRTNPDNEKEVLVYGPFEINTQLRTISLHGDVLTLTDKDFDLTLFLFQNQGRLLTREMLLERVWGLARDINTRTVDTHMSRLRRRLGLNPENGFRIKTIYQRGYRLEAMKATGPDAHAVVTEQA